The sequence TGATTTATCGATGAGAGTGGATCAAGCTCAAAAATTGTCACAAGCCATCAACTTGTTTAATCAAATTGTTAACTCCTTGGATGAAGCAACCTTACGAAATCCTCCGAAGGAACTCTTAGCAATTCGGCAAATCCTGGTTGAAGCGTCAGAAGCAACACAAATAGCAGGAGAAGATTGACATTCGGCTCCACCTTATTCAAATCCCTCCTAAAGCCCCACCGCATCAGCTAAGGTGGGGTTTTGATGAGACAACTCCAAATCATCAACGCAAAGAGTCAATTTTCCGATATCCTCTTAGATGGTAGTTTAATCCGTAGAATTAAGGTTAAGAAAAACTTATGGCAGATGCAGCCTCCAATCCCTTAAGCCAGCCGATGGATATTCAAGAACTGGCGATTACACTCTCCGCTCAAAATCTAAATCCGACAATGCTCACCCTAGATAATTTGCGCTCACTGGGTGTGATTCCTGCTGACTGGGAACTGGCGAAACAACCCGTTTTGAACCAACTGCAAGCGCGATTAAACTTCAAGAATGGGGTGAATATTGTTGCTCAGCAACGGAGCATCACCTTTGCTGAACCCTTGAATCCCCAAAATCAGCAGAATTTACAATCAGCAACGGTGGCGAAAGCATTTATGGCGAAATTTGCCCAAGCAGGGTATCAAACGGTCAGTATTGCCCCGAAAACAATTATTAGTTCTGGTAACGAGCAAGAGCGTAATCCTCGTCAATTTATTGTTGAAAATCTGATCGCTCCTGGTCCATGGCGAGAAGTGGGAAATGGTCTGCCCCAAGCCTCGGTTAATTTTGTTTATCAATTAGAACAGTGTCAGTTGAATTTGAGTATTAATGAAGTGCGCTTACGCACGCAAAACGAACCGAGCCAGTCGATACCTGCGCTGTTATTCTCAGGGAGCTTTAATTATCGTCCTCAGCAACAGGGAGCGAATGCTACTTCCCAATTACAGGCTCAAATTGATCGCTGGTCTGATAATTTAGAAACATTCCGCGAAATTGTGCATCAAAAATTCTTAGGAAAACGTGAAGGGGGTATCTTTCCATCCCAAGTTATGCCAAACTAACGCTAAAGTAAAAATACTTGATTAGAACAGCCACCTAGAGCGTGTCGGTGTGCTGTTCTTGTTTAGGAGGATAACTGGGTCTATCGCTCATATTGCACCTGATTGGAGGAACGTAAGGAAATATCCCATGACTGAGGTTATAAAAGTTAACCAAACCCCAATTCCCCCAGAACAACTCCTTTCCCATCTTAAGCAGTATCAGATGCTGCCCCAATTGTTAAGGGAATTGGTGATTGATCGCGCGATCGCGCAAATTGAATGCTCTGGGGAAGAAGTAGAAACCGCCAAACAAGAGTTTGTGAGCCAAAATCGGCTCAATGACCCCAACCGCTTACAAGCCTGGCTCAATCACACGGGCTTGAAACAGGAAGATCTAGAGACCCTTGCCGTGCGTAGCTATAAAATTAAAAAATTTAAGCAAGAGACTTGGGGTTCAAAAATTGAATCTTACTTCCTCCAACGCAAACGTGACCTTGATCAGGTGGTGTATTCCCTGCTACGCACTAAAGATCAAAATACAGCGACCGAACTCTATTTTCGTCTCCAAAATCAAGAAGCGAGCTTTGAAGCACTAGCCCAAGCCTATTCCCAAGGACCCGAAGCAGAAACCCGAGGGATAGTCGGACCCGTTCCTGTGACAACCCCCCATGAAAAAATTGCTAAAATGCTGATGCAAAGCGAACCCAGTCAACTGTGGCCTCCCGTCCGCATTGGCGAATGGAGCATTATTGTGCGTTTAGAAAAACTCATTTCCGCACAGTTGAACGACGCAACTCGTCAAAAACTTCTCAACGAACTCTTTAGCAAATGGCTGGAAGAGGAAGTCAAGA comes from Halothece sp. PCC 7418 and encodes:
- a CDS encoding peptidylprolyl isomerase is translated as MTEVIKVNQTPIPPEQLLSHLKQYQMLPQLLRELVIDRAIAQIECSGEEVETAKQEFVSQNRLNDPNRLQAWLNHTGLKQEDLETLAVRSYKIKKFKQETWGSKIESYFLQRKRDLDQVVYSLLRTKDQNTATELYFRLQNQEASFEALAQAYSQGPEAETRGIVGPVPVTTPHEKIAKMLMQSEPSQLWPPVRIGEWSIIVRLEKLISAQLNDATRQKLLNELFSKWLEEEVKKMTTIEPLNSETSEVAS